The nucleotide sequence GCTTCCCTCAGCTCTTTCCTGAGCTACCTCCACAGGAACAGATGATGAATATGCTATATGTTTCACACTCTGATGATGCAGAACGCCATGCAAGCATCTTTCTAGTGAAACAATCACTTGCTGATCAAGGAAAATTGCATGTGGCAACTCTTACTAGACTCACTTCTGACTTGGATAAGGGCAAGGGACATGTCTTCTCATATACTAAAAATAATTCGGTTGAGAAGCTATCTAAAATCCCAAGAGCTGCTCAGTCATTACCAATACAAACTCAGTTTCATTCTGAGGATGAAAAATTGGATTCAGCTTTCTCTGCAATGGTGGGATGCTCTGACTCTGCTGTCTCTACGTCTTTTCAAGTTGGAACATCATTAGATCCTCCCGCCTGTGATAGAAGAGTGGGGAAAATGTCTCGTTGTAGGCCTCCATCTTGGAAGATAAAGGCTCAAGCCGTGAAAGCAGTGCCTAATCGTCGTAACACTGCAGCAAGTTCGCTTACACTAAAGGAGAATGGTGGGAAGAGTAAACCAGACTCTCTGATACATCCGCGTAAGCTAGGATGATGAGATGGTCGATGAAATGGCGATGGTCGGGAAATCGGTAGAGATGGAGGTGGTTAATGGATGAACTACTGTCCTTTCATATCCAAGATAACCTGAAATAAAGGAAGAACAATGAGTTTATTATgaatgataaaataattaacaaaaactaaAGAGATAAAGGATGGAATGGTTTGATGGATAGAAGATGATGATTGATGATGGATAGTtgatgattgactctctcaatttGTGAGTTTTATTGACTCTCTCAACCTGTGATCTTCAAGGCTCCTGAATCACTCAATGAACCTATGAACCACGAGCTTTATAGCTTTCTAATATATCTCACACTTAGAATCTAAAGAACACTCAAAGAACACTCTTTTACTGAAAATACATATGTATGCTTTTTATTGATTGAAAGGTGAATCTAAAATGCACAAATAAGTCTGCTTAGTTTGCTGATGTGCAAAGCAACCGCAGAGGAGGCTGGTgagattttaaattatttaaaactgtCTGGTGATGCTTCTGGTCATGTGGTCAATTCGCAAAGGTCTTCGGTTATATTTGGCTCCAAAGTTCCTTTACCTACCAAGATAACAGTCCAGTTGGTTTTAAGCATAGATGAGGAAGGAGGTGAAAGTATATACATGTCCATGATGGAATGTTTTAGTGGTTTTAAGAGGCAAATGTTGTTCATCAAGAAACAAATTGACCAGTTGTACAGGTAAAAACGATAATGTCtcgattttttttgcaaaatataattatgtaattaataataaaaaataaataaacattaaataaaattcagaaacttaaattaaaaatcaaaaacttaaattaaaaaatctaaaattgaataaaattcagaaaattaaataaaaatcagaaaatttccaaaaagtAGAAGATTATTTGTCAAAACATGTGTTATTTGTCAAAATATCATTATTGACATATCTACCGTTTTAAACGATGATTGTCCAAAACATGGCTATTGACATATCTATTGTCATTTTCAAAAACTATCATTAGATATATGTCAAAACTATCTTGTTTGGGCCTTATAGGCCCAGTTTAACTCGAATCCAGATCTTGTTAGACATCCTTAGACGAGGACGACGAGAGAGAACCAATCGGAGCTTGGAAGGGTTGAGAGTTGAGCGAGCGAGAGATGAGCAACTACGCGATTCCACTTTCTTCTTCGTCCTCTCTCTCCAATGCCTATCATCAACCTTCTCGTGTTTGCTTCGTTTTCCCCAATCCTCGTTCCAATTTTGAGTTTCGCGGGACGCGACTAAGTGGTGAGGTTCAAAGAACCTCTTTAAAGTGCAATTGCTGCAGCAAAGGGAAGGGAGGTACAGGTTCTGGTGAGAacctttttgatttttttttagcttTCTTTCTGCAATTATTATCTTTAGGGTTTGATTCTTGTACTGTTGgcgataaaataaaaatatgttttattttgggTAAAGGTGAAAACGAAAACAGAAACGTGTTGGATGCTTTCTTTTTGGGAAAGGCACTAGCTGAGGTTATCAACGAGCGAATTGAGTCCACTGTTGGCGAAGTTTTGGGTAACATTGGGAGGTTTCAAGCTGAGCAACAGAAGCAAGTTCAAGAGATTCAGGTACCTCATTAAAGTCTAAACAACTgtacattaacaaaaaaagaccCTTGATTGATTGTTGATAGATACTTTGATATGCATTCACAGGGAGAGGTACTTGAAAGAGCCAAGAAAGCCAAGGAAAGAGCAGCTAGAGAATCCATGGAGGCACAAGGACTCGTACCGGAATCCACAAACACAAAGCCGGCTGCTGGTGTTGTTGCCTCTGTTGTAACCCCTACCTCGATCGTTGAAAGCAAGGCTATAAGAAATGATGAAAATCTGTCTGGTTTCGCCGGATCTTCAATGGGGGACGATATGGATAGCTCGAGTTCTAGCGACGAAGACGAAGACAGTGTCTAAGCGATTGTTCCTAGACCAATTTCAAGATCTGGTGATAGATGCCGACTTGTTTGAAACCGTTGAGAACATCT is from Brassica napus cultivar Da-Ae chromosome A4, Da-Ae, whole genome shotgun sequence and encodes:
- the BNAA04G07010D gene encoding uncharacterized protein At4g13200, chloroplastic, with the translated sequence MSNYAIPLSSSSSLSNAYHQPSRVCFVFPNPRSNFEFRGTRLSGEVQRTSLKCNCCSKGKGGTGSGENENRNVLDAFFLGKALAEVINERIESTVGEVLGNIGRFQAEQQKQVQEIQGEVLERAKKAKERAARESMEAQGLVPESTNTKPAAGVVASVVTPTSIVESKAIRNDENLSGFAGSSMGDDMDSSSSSDEDEDSV
- the LOC106448180 gene encoding uncharacterized protein LOC106448180 is translated as MYALAKETSTIVEIAYDPKIFHTKDYIQALVSFETKKSTKLLIKWLLKKGVTVNIEFEYERIHKRCFHCLCLTHEKLKCPLLMKGPKILKESDPRLELMHISLSDKVESSQKNALTNGPPGFPQLFPELPPQEQMMNMLYVSHSDDAERHASIFLVKQSLADQGKLHVATLTRLTSDLDKGKGHVFSYTKNNSVEKLSKIPRAAQSLPIQTQFHSEDEKLDSAFSAMVGCSDSAVSTSFQVGTSLDPPACDRRVGKMSRCRPPSWKIKAQAVKAVPNRRNTAASSLTLKENGGKSKPDSLIHPRKLG